Genomic window (Methanosarcinales archaeon):
TCTATAGACCAGCATTCTGGATATTTTATTATAGGTAGTTTCGACAGCAATGCATTAATTAATAAAGCTATCGAGGATGGGAATTTTGAGAAAGCGCGTTACCAGGGTTATGAATATTATCTGGAAACGAGTTCCTTTGGATCCTCACAAGCCATAATGGAGATCGATGATGGATTGGTCCTTTTAGCCACTTCAGCGAGTGTGATCGAAGATGTGATCGACATTCAGAAAGGGGATAAAAATAGTCATTCAGGGGAACTGATGGATAAATATAATGCGTTAGATAGTGGGATCGTCAAGATCGCGTTTGAGGTCCCTGCCAATGTCAAAGAAGATATTGAAAACAGCAATTCAGGTCCTTACAACTTTGAATCTGTTAATGAAATAGAAATTATCACATATTTATTCCAGAAGAAAAGTTCCGCTATGACAAATACTGTGAATGTATACACCTCAGATTCAGCTTCTGCTGAAGATATCGCAGATGTAATTGATGGATTTCTAAAAATCTATAAAGGTATGATACCTGATGAAAACGCAAAGGAGACCATCGATAAAATAACAATAGAACAAAAAGGTTCTACTGTTACAATAAAATCGTCATCGACTGTTCAACAGATAAAAGATATGTCGAATTCATTCAGTCAAATGATGCCATATTAATTAAGACATTCGTGAATCAGCCCGGAGACCTCCCGGGCACATATTTTTTTTAATTTTGGATAATGTTCAGGTATAATTGGTCATAACCATATTTTTTTATAACAATTTCAGAACACTGCTCGATATCAATTTTTTGCAGTTCATCCAAAAGATATGATTTGTCTTCTATGATTATTTTCCGGTTCTGTGCATCATTGTCATATTTTAATTCAATAACCAGCCTGTTGTTATCAATTTCCGGCAGCGCGCTGTTATACACGATCTTACCCTTATTTAATATAACAAAGTTGTCGATCAGGGAACTGAAATCATCAATGTGATGAGAAGCTATAATAATGGTTGTCCCTCCCTGCTTTAGATCCTTAAGTAACGTGAGTACGGATTTTCGAGATTCCATATCCAATGTGGAAAGCGGTTCATCAAGAACGAGGATGTCAGGTTTATCTAACACAGAAAGGATTATGTCCATTTTTTTTGCATTTCCTGTTGACAGATCACTTGCATAGAAATCCTTCCACTGGGTAAGTTTTAAAAAATCAACCAGGTAGTCTGCCCACAGCTTGTCTTTCACTTTTTTTAATCCGGAAAAAAGTTTCAAATTCTGGTATACTGTTAAATTTTCATAAACCCTGGGGTCCTGGAACGCACATCCTATGGAAAGACCTTTTGGTTTTGTTAAGGACCCTGCTGTTATCTTGGTGAGCCCTACCAGGATATTTAATAGAGTGGTTTTTCCCGAGCCGTTGGGACCTGCTATTAAACATGCGGTGCCAATTGGAATGCTGAAGTTGACATTGTCCAGGGCCAGCTCTGTATCAAATTTCTTAGTAAGGCTATTGATATCTATACTTCCCAATTCAAACATCCCTGAATTTTTTCACTGAAAATACCAGAATAATTAATGTAATAATAGTTAATAGGACAATTCCTGTCATCCAGTCATTATAGATGGACATATCCACATTTTTAAGCATTGCTCCTCTTAACATGACCATAGAATAGTATGAAGGCAGCATAAGAGCCATTTTTTGCAGGTAGATCGGGAAAAATCCGACCGGATAAAAGGTGCCGCTGAACAGCAGTATTAAAAAAAGTATTAACGTGTTTATTAAATTCCCTGTTGTTGAAAACTTTGTTAAAAATGTTATTGACAAACTTATTGCAGAAAGATAGATCATTGTCAGAAGTACAATAATAAATGTATCAAGGTCAATAAAACCGGTTTCGAGCTGGATTATACTTTCTGACCATCTGAGTAATAATAATTGGACGATCACCAGCAATACAAAAAATAACATTTTTGCTGCAACCATACTGCCAAAGGTGCGTTCAATTTTCAGACGCCTGATCACATTGCGCTCATTACCCATGCTGTAGGGAAGGATAGTCAGTGCCATTAAGCAGGTCATCAGCATAATAAAGCCAGGCAGCATATATTCAGGCATAGACTTGCGATCATTTATCCTTTTTAATACAATATCAGATCCTTTGAAGGAGGTTGTGGTAAAATATATCTCAACATTATGGACAACATATTCTGATACTTTTTCTACAGGAACAAAGGAGTTGTCAACATAGATCTCAAATTCACCCTCACCAGCCATGGTCTGTGTTACATTGGGAGGGACTACAAATAAGAGATAAGCCTCCTCACGCTGTAATTTGTAAATTCCATCTGCTTCATTTACTCCTATAACAGGTTCTGAAAAGAGAGTTGTCCAACCTTCCACATAATCCATATCATCCTGCGTAACCTCATCGTTTTTTGCCACTATCAATATCGGAGTGTCTTTTGGTAATGACGTCCTGAAGGACCCGGCTATCTGGCCAAAAACCAGGGGTAGCATAACGATCAATAAAATAATGGAAATATTACGTTTGGTTAAGAGGACCTCTTTTTTTAACATTGAAAGGAGTTTTACCATTGTGACCCTTTATTGTATTGAAAATATTACTAAAATCTAATTTAACATCTAATCGATTTTATTTAAATTTGTCCAAAATATTCAAAGAAATGCTTCGTTCATACTACCACTTCTGAACCCTTCGAGATCCAGAGTAACATAGATATAACCGAGATCTTTCAATTTTTTAACAATAACGTCCCTGTTTTTTAATATATTTGAGAGATCGGCTGTTGCAACTTCAATTCGGGCCGTATTCCCATAATCACGCACCCTTAATTGGATTATTCCAAGACCCTGCAGAAATTCTTCAGCTGCTTCCACTCTTAATAGTCCTTCCTCAGTGATAGTATGGCCGTAAGGGAACCTGCTGGACAGACAGGCCTGCTGGGGTTTATTCCAGATTGATAATCCAAGAAATTTGGCCATCTTGCGTATCTCTTGTTTTGTTATACCCAGATCGGCAAATGGAGTCTTTACATCACATTCCAAAGCTGCTCTGTGTCCTGGTCTATGCCCGGTAATCTCGGATGCATTTGTCCCATCAGCCACTATCTCACAACCTAATTCCTGAGCCAGCCTATTCAAATCACGGAACATGCCGCTTTTGCAAAGATAGCACCTGTCCATAGGATTGTCTGCAAAACCCGGCTCCTCCAATTCATTATATGGGGTAATAATATGCCTGATTCCAATGGAGGAGGCTGTCTGTTTGGATAACTCAAGTTCGGCCCGGGGTAAGGTCTGGCTATCTGCCGTGACTGCTATTGCCTTATCCCCCAATGCTTGACAGGCCAGTGCCGCCAAAGTGCTACTGTCTACCCCACCGCTAAAAGCTAACAGCACACTATTATATTCTGCAAAATACCCTATAACTTGATTTATTCGATCCTGAATAGACTGGTCATCTCTAATATATTGAGATGAATTGGATATTTCACTCATATGGCGTTATTTACATGCAGATAGTAGTAAGGCTTTTGCCTTGTAAATGACCATTTGACGTTTAAGGTGTGTGAAATGAAGACGGTATTAGACATTGCAGAAAAAATTCAAACTATGGAGATACGGGGGGCGGCTACAATTGCGCGTTCGGCTGCTGAGGCTTTAAAGAATTACGCGCTCGAACTGGACTCATTATCTAAACCAGAATTTGACACTCAACTATCTAAAGCAGCTAAAATCCTGATTGACACAAGGCCTACAGCCGTATCACTGCCTAATGCTGTAAGGATTGTTATTTCTTATAAGGGAGATTCAGTTGATGAAGCACGATCTGATCTGGTACGACTTGCTGATAATTTTATTACCACGTCAAAGGAAGCGGTCCACAGAATAGGATTGATAGGCAGCCATCGTATTAAGGATGGGGACACAATTATGACCCACTGTAATAGCCAGGCAGCAATTTCCGTAATTAATGAAGCGCACCTTGCCGGAAAAGATATCAATGTCATTGCCACTGAAAGCAGACCAAGGCTTCAAGGTCATCTGACCATTGCCCAACTGAACAAATTGGGTATTAAGACCAGTCTGATAGTGGATTCAGCTGTCAGGTTCTTTATGAAAGATGTGGACCTCGTGGTGGTTGGTGCTGATGCAGTGACTGCAAATGGCAGCCTGATCAATAAGATAGGTACATCCCAACTGGCTCTGGCAGCCCATGAGAGCAGGACCAACCTGATAGTGGCAGCAGAGACACACAAGTTCTCTCCCCGCACCTTGATGGGTGAAATGGTTGAGATAGAAGAACGGGACATCAGCGAGGTCATCAAGTCTGATATCATATCATCCCTGGAAAATGTAGAAGTCAAGAATCCTGCATTTGATATCACACCTGCCAGTTATATTGATCTTATATGCACTGAAGTGGGTGCCATCCCTCCTGAAATGAGTTATATTATTATCCGTGATATACTTGGATGGGATATTCAGGAAATGATAGGGGCTATTTATCAATGAAGATAAAACCTTAGATGCATGAGATACATTATTGAATCATATTTTCCAATGGTGATTTTAATTTGAAACTTGGATTTGAACTTATATAATATGTATATTGTAATGGAGGCAAACAATGGAAATAGACCTTACAATTGATGGTGAAGATATTCCTATGAACAATTTTGTGGAAAAGATCATTGCAGGGATTGTAACGGGAGCAGCAGAATCCCTGAACGATGTGGAAAAAGACTGGAAAAACCTGCAATTAATAATAAAACGATAGGATCAGACTTTATTATTAATTATTAAAGACCAGGCGAGCCGTTTCAGTATCCAATTTAATTCCAATAGATCTGAGATATTGTGCTGCTCTGCCTTTGCCGTGAATTAATAGTTCTACGAGGTCTTTTGGCTCGTCAATATCAGTACTCATCATGAATGAATCATATATATCCATGCTCAGTCCTGCTTCCTTGGCGATCCTTACGTGGTCCAGAAAACTTGTACCGTAATAATCAACATGAAATTTATCAGGCTTTCGTATCAACAGGGCATTGGTCCCGCCTCCGGAACCTGGTACGATCACAATATCAGCAGTAAGCCTGGTTAGTTCCTGTATCTGTTTTTTAGTGACTAGAGGCATGTCTGCCATAATAATTAGCACTTCACCCATATTGTGACTTGCTAACTTATCCAGATATTCATTCAGAGCTTCATTCAAACCTTTTTCGCTTATGAGTACATTGACATGGGCAGGAAATTCTGTATTCATAATGCTGGAGATTGATGAATTTATAATCTCAATTTCATTGAATTTTCCAGAAGCTTCAAGTGCAAAAATTACATCCAATAGCATTTCAAGAGCCAAATCCTGCCGTTGGTTTTCAGATAGGATCCCAGATAGCCTGGTCTTTGCATTTACTTTTTTAAATGGTATTACTGCTCTCATTGATTGACATTCCTGGTTTGAAATTACTAATTATTGTCCTTCATATTATGTTTACCTATTTCCCACAGTTGCAAGGCAATATTCTCGATTTCTTCCCGGTTTTCAAGTCCTTCAAGCCATTTTTTCGGGATAGCATCAATTCCAAGGTATGCACCACTTATTGCACCTGCAATTGCTGCGATAGAATCTGTATCCCCACCGGCATTTATAGCTGTGATAATTGTCTTTGGAAAATCCAGGACATTGCTGGCAAAGCAATATAATGCGGATGGTACCACGTCCCTGGTCATAATTGATGTTTTGAGAATGGAGAAGGCATTTATTTGAGCCATATATCTCACATTTTCTACTAAACCTATTTTGTCTGCAAAAATAGGATCATACTTACCAGCCAGATTATCCATTGTTCTGATAATTGTATCAATATCGGCATTGCTTACGGCAAGAGAAACTGCTGCTGCCACAGCCACTGCTCCACCTATGGATTCATTGCTTTTATGGGTAGGCAAACTAGAGATCCTTGCTGTCTCTTCAAGCTTGATCAAATCATTATGAAATAATAAACCAATTGGAGAAACCCTCATAGCAGAACCGCATGTCGGAGCTTCTACACCGGATTCTGTCCAAGGAATACCTTCAAGTAATCTTTTACAGGCTGTAAGACTGTTACTTCCCCACCCCCGATTCAATTCAGGATTTGATTTCAGTATCTTATAATGATCGGCAAGCTTTTTTGAGAATAATACCGGATCGAATTTACCTGATTCTATGATGGTCTGTGCAATCATTATGGTCTGCTCTGTATCATCAGTATATTGCCCAGGTCTCAGTTTTTCATTAAAACTGCCTGGTCTTCCGGGTCCGTAATCGAATACTATTTTGAATTTTTGCATAATTTCAGTAGGATTCATGCCCTCGCTTTGCATCCCCAACGCATCGCCAATTGCACTGCCTAATAAACATCCCTGATATTTTTTCTTAAACATCCTATGTTATAAGAATATAAATACAAATAAATTTATCGAATTTAGTTAATAATTTGTAAATTTATTTCTTTGCACATATAATTATTTATTGCCTGGGAATATTAGAGATTTTTAAGTTTTGCAGAGATGTTGATAAATATATTCTCAAGTATAATTTAAAAATTAGATATAATAAAATATATATAGTATATTATATATTTTTAAATAATTCTGCTATTTTGAGGTGAAAAACATTAATATATGATATAAAAATATTATGGTAGTTCGATTTTATTGAATTTTATAAGCCTATATTTATATATAATAAATAGGTAGTGAAAGGGTATCCTTTTTAATTAAGAAATGCCACTGCAAATATAGCCTTAAATCAAAAATTTTTTGGTTTGTTACGCAGTATAAATTCCTATAAACTATGGTAATATATCCAATCAAATAACTGATATGTTAGAAGGAATATATTTTCTATAAATCATACTGGGTTTGTAGTCGGCAATACGCATATTCCTATAGTATGTGTAATTGTCGATATTGTGTAAATGTGGTATTTTTCATTTAATAAACATCGATCATATAGTATATGGTAATGTGTTGTATTAATCATCTTTCCTTGAATAAATAATGTGGAAATTGAATAAAAATAACCAGTGATAATATATCATTCGAATTATATTACATATTTCAATTCTGGTAAATTATCAATTATTTAGTTGAAAATATAAATAAGGTAAATATTATTATGTTTTAAAAAAATTCTTAAAATAAAAAGTTGCTTATATAAATTGATATTATAAATATGATTTAATATTGTTAATAGAATATATATATATATATTTCAGATTTAACTTATCAAAAAATGAGAATGTTTTAAAAAAAATAATTATGAAAAACAATTATTTATAATGCTGTCGAAAAAGTGAGAGTTAATCTTAATGACTATACTCTGCCATATGGTTTTTGCAAAAAATATAGGAATAAAATATTATTTGACAAAGATAGAGTATTTGGATTTCTGCTATGATTGTACCGTCGCAACTTTTGACAATGAACTGGCAACAAATGATGAATAAGTAGAAACGTATATATATAGATAATATAGAATTTATAATAAAGGATTATGAACAGCGCTTAAGGAGCGATGGATATGGGATCGTTAAGACATAAAATCGCGAAAAGATTAGAAAAATATCTGGAACTTGATACTAATGGAATAAGAAACCATATATTAAAAATATTTCTGGATATTAAGAATGCTACAGTAGAAGTGGTTTACATTATCATATCTAAAAAATATGATGTTTCGCATAATGTTGTAGCTTCAATGGTAGGGTATATTCACTCAAAATTGGGGATACTGAGAGCACATAAAGAATCCTACAAAACACCAATTTTATATTCCCTAAAAGAAGAATATATAGAATTAGTTAGATCAATAGTAAATAGACTATCAGTTAAACCGATCTCGACTTAACGATGAAAAACAAAATATCTATCTAGTAATTTATGTCATAGCGGAGCTAAGTTTTGTATAAATGACCTATGTAAAAGATGCACCCCGGACTTCAACGACTTTTATGGTACGTTCGGATTCAAATAGCAGGATAAGTCATTCAAGAGATCCATTTTATGAACTTATGCGAAGACTTTTCCAGGAAGAAAAAACAGCGGCAAGAGGTCAAAAATTTTTAATTAAAATAGAAGAGAGGCAAAAAAATAACGACCCAATAAAAACCAGTGAATGGAAGCAAATATCTGAAGAGTTGAATCTGGGAAAAGCCTCTTTTTATGCAATGAGAAACAAACTTCTTGGAGCCGGCATGATTACCAATAAGAATGGGGAATATCGATTATCCGGTCAATTCAGTAAAGACCTTAACGATCTCGCTTTGTGGTGGTGGACTGCTGTTCTAAAGAATAATCCCGAAAACCTTTAATGAATGAGGCCAACAATCTGGCTATTCAGATCAACGATTCTTTTAATAATTGTCTCGCTTCTTCCTTTTTTTTTGAGTATTACTACAATTTTGGATATTGGAAATATCTCATTATCATTCACCAAATTATCGGCGTGGGCTACTATTTTTTCTTCCAGAGTCACAGGCATGTAATTTCCTGGTGGGAGTCCCATTTTTCCCGCTTCTTCATCTGTTATCCCTGCTCCGATATGGTTAATAATAATGCCTATCAATCTTTCGGAAAGTCCGTATTCCCTGGCCAGGCAGGCACCTTCAATACCATGTTTAATGTCATGTGTCCTGGAACGCCCGATATCATGAAGCAGGCCACCAATTTTGACCAATTGAATATCCACTTTGAGCCCGTTTTTATTAATTTGTTTAGCAATTTCAGTGGCATATTCCGATACTATCAAACAATGCTGAATAACTCTTTCACTGCATCCCACCCTTTGCAGAATTTCAAGAGCACCGTCTTTATTCGGGATCAGGTTGCCTTTAACTCTTGAATCCGTTTTGATATGCATTCTTTCACTAACTCATTATCTTCAAAAACCACGTCCTCTCCGCAATTAGGACATAAGAAATCAATCTCAGCTACCGCATCAAATACATACCGACCGCAATTGTCCTTGCATACATAAAACATATTTTTATCTTCAAAATCAAATTTGGTCTGAAGATTACGAATAAGTTTTTTAATTTCAGAAATTAGCAGATCATTTATTCCACTTAGATCAAGATGCCATAAATAGGTCAACCAACCACTATCTTTGTTTCTTTCGCGTCGATAAGTAGCAAGCCTATTTTCAAAAAGTATGTATAATGTACGTCTCACAATATTTAAAGGCACATTTGTTAAATTTGCCACTTCTTCATCAGTGACCTCCTCTTCAGGCATGTTGAGGATAACAGCCATCCCTTCTTCTCCCACGAGATTCAATAATAGCCCTTGAATCACCGGGTTATCTAAGTCTACCAAAATATCACCTATGCATAATTGTGTATTATATATTCATTAATCTTTTGTGTTGTTCAGCTTTTCCAATAGACCATTAACAAGATACTTTACCTTTTTGATAGCCTCTATTCGATCGGTTCCTGTTACTATGAAAGATACTACAGGATCATCTTTTTCAAACATTACACCTTCTGCGGGGACATCGGCGACAGTATCTTGATCAAGGCACTCCAATAAATACGTATTTGTTTTTTGGGTCATGTAAAATTTATCAGGTGCAAAGAATATTGCCTTAACGCAGTGACATTGATAATCACTGAACACAGGCAGTTTTCCTTCAAAAGCATCACTATGTGCCTTAAAGATATTGATACCAGTGGCTTTTTCTATAGTATCAATGCTTCCCTGAAATCTTGGGTTTACCTCCAGGACCATGGGTCCATTATCAGTAATTATGAAATCTATTCCATTAGTACCAACCAATTTTAAATCGATTGCAAGATTGACTGCAATATCGTACAGCTTTTTATTATGTTTTGAAAAATATGGTGTAATATTGCCGCAGTAGGCAAAGGGCATTTGAGTCAGTTCCGGAATACCTGATAATTGTTCATTAACAGCAATGGCAACTGCTTTTTTTCCTGTTGAAATTACTGATACGCTTACAACTGCGCCTCTGATAAATTCCTGGATTAAAAATTGGTCCTTATTATTACCAATCTGCTCCAAAGCTGTTCTAAGATCATCCGGATTTTCTATTAAAATATTATCTATTCCACCTGCACCATATCTGGGTTTTAACATGGCAGGGAATCCCTTAGTCCAGTCGTCTGGTGTGGATAATGAATCTAATGAAAACGTTACTGGATGTGGAATGTTTTTAGCCTTTAATGTGTTTGACAGCCAGATCTTATCAGATACTTTTATAACAATGTCTTGTTGATTATTCAGAATTGGGGTGTTACTGCCAATTATTTCATATGCCCATTGTCCAAGGTGTTCAAATCCTGGTCCCAAGACTAATAAATCGACAGGTAGAAAAGCTTTAATGGAAGGTATTAATTCGTTCAGATCAATATTTTGAACATCTTTGATATCATGAGTAATGGACTTTTCCGAGCAACCTTCCAGATCCTGATCTGCAAAATTGCTTATAGAATATACAGTATAACCAGCGCGTCTTGCAGAACAGACTATATGACGTGTATTAAATCCAATTACCAGGATATTCATTTCGAACCACCAATATCATTGCACTATACTGGCTGCTTCTGAAGCCGCTCCTGCCTGGCCAATAATTGTAACATTGTCCCCTTCTTCTATGACAGTATTCCCATGGGCTATGATTGATTGATCTCCACGTCTTACCAGAACTATCAGGCTGTCTTTGGGAAGATCAACTTCTTTAATGGCTTTTCCGATAACTTTCGGATTGTTTACCTCGATTTCGATTATATCTCCCTGGGTACCTACTTCGCACATTGTGAACAGGTCATGCCGCCCTACCATGTTCTCCAGGATGATGGCAGCAGATATTACCGGACTCATAGACCGTATGCCCATCTCAGAAAATAATTGCACATTATTAGGATCATTTACCCTGGCAACCAGCATATCACTTGAAAATCCGAATTTACTTTTTGCGATCTGGCATGCCAGCAGGTTGACGTTATCTCGATCTGTTGTTGCTATAATGTACTTTGCATGTCTAATTCCTGCCTTTTCAAGTACATTAATATCGTTACCATCACCATTAACTGCTTTTATACCCAGATTCATGACCATCTGGCAGTTATTCTTGTCAGTGTCAACTACTACCACGTTTTCACCGCGGTTATCAAACCTCTGGGCGAGCTCTCTGCCCACCCCTCCTCCTCCAATCAATAATATTTCCATAGGTATCACTCCTAATTTCTTTGCAATCGTACCGGCAAAAATTCCTGGCAATAAGACAGAGAAGATCACTGTCAAAAATACCAGTCCTACCAATACATCTACCTGTCCGCCTGAATCAAGTCCCCTCATACGTATTGCAAAATATGTGACCATTGATGCAGGTACCACACCTCTGGGTGAGATAACAGAAATAAAGAATTTATCCTTAAAAGAAAGCGTAGAACTGTTAGTTGATGCAAATACTGATACTGGTCTAATCACGAATAATAACAATGCAATAATAATTAAACCTGGAATTCCTATCTTCCAGATGAATTCAAATCGTATCAACGAAGCCAGAAGAATAAATATAATAGACAGTAAAATTACTACCAGGTCACCCTTGAACTCTTTAATGGATTCTATATGATTTACTTCAGTGGTACCTATTATAAAAGCTAAGATCGCGACTGCCAGTATCCCGGAACCGTTCCCGAACAGTTCGGCTCCGGTGAAGGTGAGAATGACCATTGTCAATGTAAAGATCCTTGCATATTGGGCTGTGACCATTGATATGTTCTGCAAGACGTAAGTAAGAATGATTCCTCCTATAAAGCCGATTACCAGGCCCATTCCAACCCTGGTAGCCATCTGTCCCAGTGCATTTGTCCCAGGTATGTCCAGTAATACCCATTCAAAGACCAATGCTGCCAGTATCACACTGATCGGGTCATTGAGCACGCCTTCAACTTCCAGTATCTTGCTGATCTTCTGTTTTACGTGTATCTGTTTGACCAGAGGTGTTATGACAGTGGGGCCTGTTGCCGAGACAATGGAACCATATAATAATGCAATCCCGGGATCAACATTCAACAGATAGTAGGCAGCAAGTGATGCTCCTGTGAAGGTTATTAAAACTCCAATAGTGATCAGATAGAGAATGCTCTTTTGTAGAGTTCGTATATGCCTCACATTGATCTGCAGCCCTCCATCAAAGACAATGATAGCTACTGACAATGCAACTATTGCTTCCAGTTCCTGTTCTAAATTCGATGAATCTATAATATTGAGGAATTCCGGTCCTAATAATATGCCAAAAAGTAACAGAAAGACAATACTGGGTATTTTAATTAGCTTTCCAAGTATCTGAGAGCCAATCCCAATCAGAAGAACAACTGCAAGGATTGCCAGTATGGACCAGGACATACTAATAAAGCCCCATTTTTTTTATTTTAAGTTTAGAAATATTTTGAAGCGCTTTTTACTGCACAGGCGATTAAATTTGCACTCTTTTTAAGATCCTCTAGATCCACGACCTCCACGGGAGAATGGATATATCTCGAAGGTACACTTATCACAGCAGATGGAATTCCGCTTTTGGTAAGATGAATAGCAGTTGCATCAGTTGTGCCTCCATCTGCAACGTCGAGCTGGATGTCAATATTTTCTGTTTTGGCAGTTTCTTTTAGCCATTTTATGACCTTTTCAGTAACTATCAGACCCCTTCCCGCCGCATCAAGAATAGTGATGGCCGGGCCCTTACCCAATTCAATAGCACTTTGTTTCTTCTCAATCCCTGGATGGTCGCCTGATACCGTTACGTCTGAGACTATTGCTACATCAGGATCAAGACTGAAAGCACTGATCCTGGCCCCTTTCAAGCCAACCTCTTCCTGCACAGTCCCAACAGCATAGACTGTTGCATCCACATCCATTTCATGGATCATCCGCATAGCCTCTATCATTATAACACATCCGGCCCTGTCATCAAAAGCCTTGCCAGTAACCCTGTTGTTGCCCAGTCGGGTAAACTGGCGGTCGATTGTGGCAGTTACGCCTGGAATCACACCCATTTTTTCAGCATCTTCCTTGTCTTTTGCTCCTATGTCAATGAACATATTTTCTGCTTCAACTGGTTTTTTTCTCTCTTCGTCTTTCATGGCATGCGGAGGTTTGGCACCGATAACGCCATAGATATCTCCTTTTTCAGTATTGAGAATTACTCTTTGGCTATGAAGGGTCTGGTCGAACCAGCCGCCAAGTTTGACAAAATAGATAAAACCATTTTCATCTATGTATTTTACCATTAAACCGATCTCGTCCATATGAGCAGCGATCATAATGGAGGGAGAACCTCTTTTCCTGGTTGCGATCAGATTGCCC
Coding sequences:
- a CDS encoding ABC transporter ATP-binding protein yields the protein MGSIDINSLTKKFDTELALDNVNFSIPIGTACLIAGPNGSGKTTLLNILVGLTKITAGSLTKPKGLSIGCAFQDPRVYENLTVYQNLKLFSGLKKVKDKLWADYLVDFLKLTQWKDFYASDLSTGNAKKMDIILSVLDKPDILVLDEPLSTLDMESRKSVLTLLKDLKQGGTTIIIASHHIDDFSSLIDNFVILNKGKIVYNSALPEIDNNRLVIELKYDNDAQNRKIIIEDKSYLLDELQKIDIEQCSEIVIKKYGYDQLYLNIIQN
- a CDS encoding ABC transporter permease, encoding MLKKEVLLTKRNISIILLIVMLPLVFGQIAGSFRTSLPKDTPILIVAKNDEVTQDDMDYVEGWTTLFSEPVIGVNEADGIYKLQREEAYLLFVVPPNVTQTMAGEGEFEIYVDNSFVPVEKVSEYVVHNVEIYFTTTSFKGSDIVLKRINDRKSMPEYMLPGFIMLMTCLMALTILPYSMGNERNVIRRLKIERTFGSMVAAKMLFFVLLVIVQLLLLRWSESIIQLETGFIDLDTFIIVLLTMIYLSAISLSITFLTKFSTTGNLINTLILFLILLFSGTFYPVGFFPIYLQKMALMLPSYYSMVMLRGAMLKNVDMSIYNDWMTGIVLLTIITLIILVFSVKKFRDV
- the larE gene encoding ATP-dependent sacrificial sulfur transferase LarE, which encodes MSEISNSSQYIRDDQSIQDRINQVIGYFAEYNSVLLAFSGGVDSSTLAALACQALGDKAIAVTADSQTLPRAELELSKQTASSIGIRHIITPYNELEEPGFADNPMDRCYLCKSGMFRDLNRLAQELGCEIVADGTNASEITGHRPGHRAALECDVKTPFADLGITKQEIRKMAKFLGLSIWNKPQQACLSSRFPYGHTITEEGLLRVEAAEEFLQGLGIIQLRVRDYGNTARIEVATADLSNILKNRDVIVKKLKDLGYIYVTLDLEGFRSGSMNEAFL
- a CDS encoding ribose 1,5-bisphosphate isomerase, with product MKTVLDIAEKIQTMEIRGAATIARSAAEALKNYALELDSLSKPEFDTQLSKAAKILIDTRPTAVSLPNAVRIVISYKGDSVDEARSDLVRLADNFITTSKEAVHRIGLIGSHRIKDGDTIMTHCNSQAAISVINEAHLAGKDINVIATESRPRLQGHLTIAQLNKLGIKTSLIVDSAVRFFMKDVDLVVVGADAVTANGSLINKIGTSQLALAAHESRTNLIVAAETHKFSPRTLMGEMVEIEERDISEVIKSDIISSLENVEVKNPAFDITPASYIDLICTEVGAIPPEMSYIIIRDILGWDIQEMIGAIYQ
- the cofC gene encoding 2-phospho-L-lactate guanylyltransferase; amino-acid sequence: MRAVIPFKKVNAKTRLSGILSENQRQDLALEMLLDVIFALEASGKFNEIEIINSSISSIMNTEFPAHVNVLISEKGLNEALNEYLDKLASHNMGEVLIIMADMPLVTKKQIQELTRLTADIVIVPGSGGGTNALLIRKPDKFHVDYYGTSFLDHVRIAKEAGLSMDIYDSFMMSTDIDEPKDLVELLIHGKGRAAQYLRSIGIKLDTETARLVFNN
- a CDS encoding ADP-ribosylglycohydrolase family protein; the encoded protein is MFKKKYQGCLLGSAIGDALGMQSEGMNPTEIMQKFKIVFDYGPGRPGSFNEKLRPGQYTDDTEQTIMIAQTIIESGKFDPVLFSKKLADHYKILKSNPELNRGWGSNSLTACKRLLEGIPWTESGVEAPTCGSAMRVSPIGLLFHNDLIKLEETARISSLPTHKSNESIGGAVAVAAAVSLAVSNADIDTIIRTMDNLAGKYDPIFADKIGLVENVRYMAQINAFSILKTSIMTRDVVPSALYCFASNVLDFPKTIITAINAGGDTDSIAAIAGAISGAYLGIDAIPKKWLEGLENREEIENIALQLWEIGKHNMKDNN
- a CDS encoding DUF2551 domain-containing protein; the encoded protein is MGSLRHKIAKRLEKYLELDTNGIRNHILKIFLDIKNATVEVVYIIISKKYDVSHNVVASMVGYIHSKLGILRAHKESYKTPILYSLKEEYIELVRSIVNRLSVKPIST
- a CDS encoding TIGR00295 family protein, whose protein sequence is MHIKTDSRVKGNLIPNKDGALEILQRVGCSERVIQHCLIVSEYATEIAKQINKNGLKVDIQLVKIGGLLHDIGRSRTHDIKHGIEGACLAREYGLSERLIGIIINHIGAGITDEEAGKMGLPPGNYMPVTLEEKIVAHADNLVNDNEIFPISKIVVILKKKGRSETIIKRIVDLNSQIVGLIH